In Enoplosus armatus isolate fEnoArm2 chromosome 20, fEnoArm2.hap1, whole genome shotgun sequence, the sequence AGAGAGGTGATTTTAGAAAATCTCTCACTTGAGGTCTGAGGTCTGAACAGTCAAATTTCTGATTCTCGTCTCAGAGGCCGGGGCTCTAGCGGCACCGTCGCCTGGCTGTGTTCAGTCTCTGAGATGTTGTCAGTCTGGGTGCCGTCGGGACCAACGCTCCCCCCGTTCCCCTCGTCTGTGTCCTCTTTGTTCTCCAGCGCCATCTCGTTTTCGTAGCAGAAGGAGTTGGAGTTTGAGAGAATGTACTTTTTCTCTGCAAGGTCTCTGGCGCTGCACAGAGGGGTGCTCGGCACCTCGTATGTCTTATGGAAGCGGGAATAGTCCACCTTGTAGTAGTTCTTCTCCTCGAAGAGAACTGGTTCAAACCGGTGGCCCCAGAGGATCTCACTGGCGACGTAGGAGCTGCGGCATTGCGTGGTCATGGCAGTCGCCTCGACCATGCCCTCTAGGATGACCACGATCTCAAACTCTGAGTTCTCCAGGTCCTGTTTGCTCATGTCGTAGAAGGGGCTGTCCTCGTCGATCTCGTGGACGATGGTGATTGGGGAGACCAGGAAGATGCGGTCGACTCCGCTGTCGAAGCCCACATCTATGTCCATCTGGTCGAGGGGGATGTACTCCCCCTCTGCTGTTGTCCGGGATTTCAGAAGTTGCGCCCTCACATGCGCCTCAACTAGGTGGCTCTTCCTTAAGTTGCCCACACGCCACATCAGGCAGAGCTTGTTGTCCCTCATTGCCACTGTGGCGTTATGGCTGAAAACCAAAGTTTCATTCCTCTTCTTGGGCTTTGCCATCTTTGCCATGACAGCGCCAATGATGAAGGCATCAATAATGCAGCCCACGATGCTTTGGAAAACCACCATGAAGACAGCGACAGGGCACTCGTCCGTCACATATCTGTAGCCGTAGCCAATCGTAGTTTGAGTCTCAATGGAGAACAGGAAGGCAGCGGTGAAGCTGCTCACGTTGGAGACGCATTTCTGGGCGTCATTCTCTAAGTCCCCGTGGAAGATGGCCACCAGCCAGAAGACGCAACCGAAGAACAGCCACGAGAGGAGAAAGGCGAGGCAGAAGATGATGAACATCCACCTCCAGCGGATGTCCACACACGTAGTGAAGATGTCAGCCAAGTACCGCTGACCTTTCTCGCTCACGTTGATGAACTGCACGTTGCAGTGACCGTCTTTCTTTACAAATCTGCTTTGCGGCTGGTGCCTCGTGTGCACCTTGCCCTTGCCGTTCCCGTAGCCGTTGGGTACTGCCATAGTGGCAAGCTTCATGCCGTCCTCCTCTGATGACACAATGCTGTAGCGGCTGGCTCGCACGCTTCCCATCACCTCAGTCTGGGAGGGCTGTGCTGCTTCTGCTTTGGAAAACAGTCTGAGTTTCTGGAAAAAGCGTTGGAGAAACAGTTTTGAAACACTTTTGGGGGACCAACTCGGAGAGGAAATGGTGGCAGAATGAGGCGGGCTGAAGGGACTCTTCAGCCTCACAGGTCCCTAGATGGAGTGCAacaagaggaggatgaagtggTCACTCCTCTTTCATCAGCTGACTGGACCTCATCAAGTTCATCTGCTACgagaaagcagagacagaagataTCTGTCAGTCAAACCAGTTCCAGATACATCAGATACATTTCTGTAAAATCATGTTCAGGGCATCTAATagtaatattaaaaaaataataataatgtcagaACTGATAACTCGATCAAGTCAGACGTGCGTGCAGCCTGAGAAAAACCATCAAAAACTTTATACCCAGTGTCAGCAAAGCTCGTCTGGCTGTGCCAACAATATTTCATCCAGTTATGACAAACAACAGAGATATTTAACCCTGACTAACATTTCAACTTTCACTGAGAGAGGCCACCCTGTAATTGCACTCAGGTCCCGTTATTGGTCATTTACAAAGTGGACTTGTTTTTCTTGGCTGCTCTGCACTGACTTCTTGCTGGATTGTGGGTTACAGCATTTCTACAGGATCCCATGAACTGACGGTTTTGCGCTGCTGATGGATCAAGTTAAAAACTTTAACTGAGAAAGCTTCGTTATGCAGAtcatttttcttactgtcatcTTTTGAATAATGGACtgcaaaaaactgaaaatgtaataagAAGTTATAAATTGAACCAAAACGACGACTGTTTCACATTACTTGCTGCGTTGTTGCTCAGTGGTGCATTattaatgcacattttcataTGCAATGCCTTCTCAAAATGAAGATGGAAGATAGTTTGCATGTGCAACCTAACTGTTGTCATCAGCACTCACAATCTACAAACATAGGTAGcacttttagtttagtttaggcAGTTGATCAGCGATCTGCTACAACAGTTTATAACTGACATCACGTCATCCTCAAAGGTTTCGTGAGGCTGTCTGTTATTTGAAAGAAGCTTTAAGGAAAGTGTGAGCTTTGTCTTTGGCTGTGCAGAAGAGATGCACAGCTTGTTGACTCTCTCAGAGCCCTCTGGGattccttctctctgctgcaaTAATGGCTGTCCTGAGAGGATTCTCCTGGCACAACTAAAACACTACTCATTAGTTTTGGCTGTCCTAGCAACAAAGTCTAAATCGACCTGCTGCAGTCTCACcgtgttctcttttttttattttttgtttggatGGATTTCTCTCTGCGGCACGAGGAGAAGCTTGTAGTGAAGACTGTTGAAGTTATTCCGGCCTGCAGGGCCACTCAGCATCACATACAGATATGACCACAGCTGCAAGTCACTGACTCATCCTGAGTTTACTGCAGAAAGTGAAACTGGCTGATGCAATTTGTCGGCTTTTACATAAAGTTGCATATTTGTATTAAGTTCCAAAACAACTCTACAAGCAAGTCGCATCTAATGCACGTGCACGCAGGCTGCTGTATTGCTAAGCCATTTTCTCAGATGATGGCCGATAAGGAAACATAAATAGCTGCAATAAATAACGCAGCaggttttcttccttttaagaTTGATTATATGCAGCCATATGTTTACTTTCAGTATTCCATGTATaattattatgttatatttcagtttcagtccTCTGAGAGAAGAGCTAAAAGAGTGGTGGATAGCTCCCTAATAAAtaccactaataataatactgtgaTAGTTATTAGTCTTacttagtcttgtttttaagCGGTATTATTGAACAGTGTCTGACTGCAGGGAGACACGCGGGGCTGCTCTCAGAATGCACCAAATGCCAGCGACAAATGTTAACAGGTGCGGGGGGAAAAAGGAGCTGACTTCTGATGcaatcatccacacacacacccctcggACCGAGACTCGCAGGCACGCTTCGTTGCGGGCCACCGGACTTCAGGACATGTCTCGAAGTCCTTAGATAAGAAGCGAGGCGAACCGGGGCCGCATAAAGTGAAACCTTTGGCGGGTTTTAGGACAGTTGTGGTCGCAGAAGTCGTGCGTAAAAGCCAGGAAGTCGGCGCGTCATGGAGAATGAAGTAAAGCATCACGAGTGAACATGAGCGGCTGTCCGCCACAAGACAACAGTTCTGACGTGCGTGAAGCGCGTGAAGCGCGTGAAGCGCCTCACGTTAAAGCAGAAGAGGACTAGTTTTCTAAAAGCCATAGCTGGAACTCATGCTTCCTCTACCTGTTGCTCATCTGGGGGGCGGTGGGACTCAGTGTGGGAATATAATCCAGACGGCTTTGGCTCCGCTATCCTCGGCGTCGTTTCCGCGCTTGTTATTAGTTATTTGGCCGAAAAGATGAAGTGTGAAACTCCCCCCACATCTCCGGAGGACCGGTCTCGATAATGTGCCTCGCGATGAGTTCCCCCAAAGCGTTTTAAACAGCATGCGCCGGGACGGCCCGCCCCCCCCCGCTCAGCTCCCGGCCaatggggagaggaggggagcgCGCACTGTGAAACAGGCGCAATTATACTCCGCTTTGTGTCACTTTGTGTTTGATCAATACGACTTATGTGTACAGACCACAACATGGAAGTAATGGAGAGCTACTCGACGCTAATTGACCGATGACACGTTCAGTCTCATCAGGGGTTAAAaaaagacggggggggggggtcaaggaGTTCAAGGCTGAAACCTGAACAGAAATAAGCATCAGAAAAGTTTGTCTGCTTCTTCCTGCAGGACTTCAGTCAGGTTAATATCAGTAGTGCTTCACAGATGTATAATGAACTA encodes:
- the kcnj2a gene encoding inward rectifier potassium channel 2a translates to MGSVRASRYSIVSSEEDGMKLATMAVPNGYGNGKGKVHTRHQPQSRFVKKDGHCNVQFINVSEKGQRYLADIFTTCVDIRWRWMFIIFCLAFLLSWLFFGCVFWLVAIFHGDLENDAQKCVSNVSSFTAAFLFSIETQTTIGYGYRYVTDECPVAVFMVVFQSIVGCIIDAFIIGAVMAKMAKPKKRNETLVFSHNATVAMRDNKLCLMWRVGNLRKSHLVEAHVRAQLLKSRTTAEGEYIPLDQMDIDVGFDSGVDRIFLVSPITIVHEIDEDSPFYDMSKQDLENSEFEIVVILEGMVEATAMTTQCRSSYVASEILWGHRFEPVLFEEKNYYKVDYSRFHKTYEVPSTPLCSARDLAEKKYILSNSNSFCYENEMALENKEDTDEGNGGSVGPDGTQTDNISETEHSQATVPLEPRPLRRESEI